In Meleagris gallopavo isolate NT-WF06-2002-E0010 breed Aviagen turkey brand Nicholas breeding stock chromosome 2, Turkey_5.1, whole genome shotgun sequence, the following are encoded in one genomic region:
- the YIPF3 gene encoding protein YIPF3 → MPQTIYSLSSQEATLSCYFYCPDPFPSDLTQKIQRQASKAFSLYANIDILRPYFDVEPVQVRTRLLESMVPVKMINFPQKIAGELYGPLMLVFTLVAILLHGMKTSDTIIREGTLMGTAIGTCFGYWLGVSSFIYFLAYLCNAQITMVQMLSLLGYGLFGHCITLLVTYNIHFHSLFYIFWLVVGGLSTLRMVAVLVSRTVGHTQRLILCGTLAALHMLFLLYLHFAYHKVVEGILDTLEGPNMPPFQRVARDIPVVSNAVLNTTAKANALTL, encoded by the exons ATGCCTCAAACCATCTATTCCCTTTCAAGCCAGGAAG CAACTCTGAGTTGCTATTTCTACTGCCCTGACCCGTTCCCTTCAGACCTAACCCAGAAGATTCAG AGGCAGGCCTCCAAGGCCTTCAGCCTCTACGCCAACATCGACATCCTGCGGCCCTACTTCGACGTGGAGCCCGTCCAAGTGCGCACCAG ATTGCTGGAGTCCATGGTTCCCGTGAAGATGATCAATTTCCCACAG AAGATCGCAGGTGAGCTTTATGGACCTCTCATGCTGGTCTTCACGCTGGTGGCCATCCTTTTGCATGGGATGAAGACCTCGGACACTATCATT AGGGAAGGCACACTGATGGGCACAGCCATTGGCACCTGCTTTGGTTACTGGTTGGGAGTGTCCTCTTTCATCTATTTCCTGGCATATCTGTGTAATGCCCAAATCACGATGGTGCAGATGCTGTCGCTGTTG GGCTATGGCCTTTTTGGACACTGCATCACTCTGCTTGTCACGTATAATATCCACTTCCATTCcctcttttatattttctggTTAGTCGTTGGTGGACTCTCTACACTTCGAATG GTTGCTGTGTTGGTGTCACGCACGGTGGGACATACCCAGCGGCTCATCCTGTGTGGAACTCTTGCTGCTCTGCATATGCTTTTCCTCCTCTATCTGCACTTTGCTTATCACAAGGTGGTAGAAG GTATCCTGGACACACTGGAAGGACCCAACATGCCACCCTTTCAGAGAGTTGCCAGAGACATTCCAGTTGTTTCTAATGCCGTATTAAATACAACAGCCAAAGCCAATGCATTGACCCTGTAA